One stretch of Spiroplasma mirum ATCC 29335 DNA includes these proteins:
- a CDS encoding ribosome-inactivating family protein: protein MFEQEVKKLLAIAALISSKSLRFFSVRNAINKILNAEETKHWATDFKQIVTNWDTYSKQY from the coding sequence ATGTTTGAACAAGAAGTTAAAAAATTACTAGCCATTGCTGCCTTAATATCTAGTAAAAGTTTACGGTTTTTCTCTGTGCGCAATGCAATTAATAAAATCTTAAACGCAGAGGAAACTAAACACTGAGCTACGGACTTTAAACAAATTGTTACTAATTGAGATACATACAGCAAACAATATTAA
- the gpmI gene encoding 2,3-bisphosphoglycerate-independent phosphoglycerate mutase, with the protein MKVKQLILLAILDGWGIAKESKGNAVTQAHMTNVEAWKQKYSWVEAHASGEWVGLPKGQMGNSEVGHIHLGAGRIKYESLTLINKAIENGTFNQNAEILAAINYAKKNNGAFHIMGLFSDGGVHSHINHMFATYRLAAKEGLTEIYFHLFGDGRDTKPECIKLYLDHFFAIQKELKVGEIATIGGRYYGMDRDKKYDRVQVAYDVLVSHQGAEFSDPYQFINQEYQAGRSDEFLTPAYNVNTPNGYIKAGDGVLFANFRPDRAIAIASALTNPNFPVDHATEFFNPKLADIYFVSMMEYSATVASPHIAFRPIEVVNGLGEWLSKKGYRQLRIAETEKIAHVTFFFDGGKDYFKNGLATQEEITLPGASADLIPSPKVTTYDLKPEMSAYEITDKLISKINRNEFDVIILNFANPDMVGHTGVLPSAIKAVQAVDECLGKIYAAMQKVNGIMIITADHGNAEIMIDETNGPNKKHTSQPVPIIITKEGLKLRQKDAAIADIAPTILDLIGEEIPQEMTQTSLIEK; encoded by the coding sequence TTGAAAGTTAAACAACTAATTTTATTAGCTATTCTGGATGGGTGAGGAATTGCTAAGGAAAGTAAAGGTAACGCTGTCACCCAAGCTCATATGACTAATGTTGAAGCATGAAAACAAAAATATTCATGGGTTGAAGCCCATGCTTCGGGAGAATGAGTTGGTTTACCAAAAGGACAAATGGGTAACTCGGAAGTTGGTCATATTCACTTAGGAGCTGGAAGAATTAAATATGAATCATTAACTCTAATTAATAAAGCAATTGAAAACGGAACATTTAATCAAAATGCAGAAATCTTAGCTGCGATTAATTATGCAAAAAAAAATAACGGAGCGTTCCATATTATGGGATTATTCTCAGATGGAGGAGTTCACTCGCATATTAACCATATGTTTGCTACTTATCGTTTAGCGGCCAAAGAAGGTTTAACAGAAATCTACTTCCACTTGTTTGGCGATGGTCGTGATACTAAACCAGAATGTATTAAACTTTACCTTGACCATTTTTTTGCCATTCAAAAAGAATTAAAAGTGGGTGAAATTGCCACAATTGGGGGCAGATACTATGGAATGGATCGCGATAAAAAATATGACCGTGTCCAAGTTGCCTATGATGTTTTGGTATCTCACCAAGGTGCCGAGTTTTCTGACCCTTACCAATTTATTAACCAGGAATACCAAGCAGGTCGAAGTGATGAATTTTTAACTCCAGCTTATAATGTAAATACTCCAAATGGTTATATCAAAGCAGGCGATGGAGTGTTATTTGCAAACTTCCGTCCTGACCGTGCGATTGCAATTGCCTCTGCGTTAACAAACCCAAATTTCCCTGTTGACCATGCAACCGAATTCTTTAATCCTAAATTAGCCGATATTTATTTTGTTTCAATGATGGAATATTCCGCAACGGTTGCTTCACCGCATATTGCGTTTCGACCAATTGAAGTTGTTAATGGACTTGGAGAATGATTAAGTAAAAAAGGTTATCGTCAATTAAGAATTGCCGAAACCGAAAAAATTGCCCATGTGACATTCTTCTTTGACGGCGGAAAAGACTATTTTAAAAATGGTTTAGCAACCCAAGAAGAAATTACTTTACCAGGAGCAAGTGCAGATTTAATTCCATCTCCAAAAGTAACCACTTATGACTTAAAACCAGAAATGTCTGCTTATGAAATTACTGATAAATTAATTTCTAAAATAAACCGCAATGAATTTGATGTTATTATCTTAAACTTTGCCAACCCTGATATGGTTGGTCACACTGGTGTGTTACCATCTGCGATTAAAGCCGTGCAGGCAGTTGATGAATGTTTAGGTAAAATCTATGCAGCAATGCAAAAAGTTAATGGGATTATGATTATTACCGCTGATCATGGGAATGCCGAAATTATGATTGATGAAACTAACGGACCAAATAAAAAACATACTTCGCAACCTGTTCCAATCATTATTACTAAAGAAGGGTTAAAATTACGTCAAAAAGATGCGGCGATTGCTGATATTGCCCCAACTATTTTAGATTTAATTGGAGAAGAAATTCCACAAGAAATGACCCAAACTTCATTAATTGAAAAATAA
- a CDS encoding HAD hydrolase family protein, with product MGTAEINVPEISKYVALEWVAKKFGIDNSEIMAMGVMPNNP from the coding sequence TTGGGAACTGCGGAAATTAATGTTCCGGAAATTAGTAAATATGTTGCTTTAGAATGAGTTGCTAAGAAATTTGGAATTGATAATAGTGAAATTATGGCAATGGGTGTGATGCCTAACAACCCTTAA
- a CDS encoding HAD family hydrolase, protein MANIKLITLDMEGTACVFQKGVAEGNIQPIISDQEKGVKVIFATGRPVIISLPKAYKVKMDQYNEYFIGFNEGCIYDIANQKIEHTQTINNEHLFTTII, encoded by the coding sequence ATGGCAAATATTAAATTAATTACACTAGATATGGAAGGGACAGCTTGTGTATTTCAAAAAGGAGTTGCTGAAGGTAATATCCAACCAATTATTAGTGACCAAGAAAAAGGAGTTAAAGTAATTTTTGCAACTGGTCGACCAGTTATTATCTCGTTACCAAAAGCATATAAAGTTAAAATGGATCAATATAATGAATATTTTATTGGTTTTAATGAGGGTTGTATTTATGATATTGCTAACCAAAAAATTGAACATACCCAAACTATTAATAATGAACATTTATTTACAACTATTATTTAA
- a CDS encoding CinA family protein, with product MFKELVESLIKQKLTIAAYESLTGGLFTSLLTDVPNASLTVKGSLVTYTNVVKVKIGHVNAKIINQYGVVSAQTVLAMAQACQKLFASDISVSFTGNAGPGMLDNLSVGVVYSCICYNNKTYPFTFNFNSNLTRSEIKLAVCQAVCTELLKIIGKN from the coding sequence ATGTTTAAAGAATTAGTAGAAAGTTTAATTAAACAAAAGTTAACGATTGCAGCTTATGAATCATTAACTGGGGGGTTATTTACTTCGTTATTAACCGATGTTCCCAATGCTAGTTTAACAGTAAAAGGTTCACTAGTAACTTATACTAATGTCGTAAAAGTTAAGATTGGTCATGTTAATGCTAAAATTATTAATCAATACGGGGTTGTTTCTGCCCAAACAGTTTTAGCAATGGCACAAGCATGTCAAAAACTATTTGCTAGTGATATTAGTGTTAGTTTTACCGGTAATGCTGGGCCAGGTATGTTAGATAACTTATCAGTTGGTGTCGTTTATTCTTGTATATGTTATAATAATAAAACTTATCCATTCACGTTTAATTTTAATTCGAATTTAACACGTAGCGAAATTAAATTAGCAGTTTGTCAGGCAGTTTGTACAGAATTGTTAAAAATTATTGGAAAAAATTAA
- the pgsA gene encoding CDP-diacylglycerol--glycerol-3-phosphate 3-phosphatidyltransferase yields the protein MNWANCITLVRIILLPIILVLLLIYPFGELLYYGWTDTIVAKGEHVTYTLPISYLIAGVLFAIASLSDALDGYIARKYGQVTTFGKFFDSIADKLLTNGVVIVFACANIIPVWMCLILILRDFLIDVVRQILATKTVVMAANWLGKIRAACEMLGIFILFFVGYRMFNGQPQTTGQWNEYGWVNQIIMIPMYLATLLSITSAVNYMYLNRKALFDMGIINKPKLTTMKGDSSQHEKK from the coding sequence ATGAATTGAGCTAATTGCATTACCCTAGTCCGGATTATCTTATTACCAATTATTTTAGTATTATTATTAATTTATCCGTTTGGGGAATTATTATACTATGGTTGAACTGATACCATTGTTGCCAAGGGAGAGCATGTTACTTATACCTTACCAATTAGTTATTTAATAGCTGGTGTTTTGTTTGCCATTGCTAGTTTAAGTGATGCCTTAGATGGTTATATTGCCCGAAAATATGGACAAGTAACTACCTTTGGGAAATTCTTTGATTCAATTGCTGATAAACTATTAACTAATGGAGTGGTGATTGTCTTTGCTTGTGCTAATATCATTCCGGTGTGAATGTGTTTAATTTTAATTTTACGAGATTTTTTAATTGATGTTGTTCGTCAAATCTTGGCAACGAAAACTGTGGTGATGGCCGCTAATTGACTAGGAAAAATCAGAGCTGCTTGTGAAATGTTAGGAATCTTTATTTTGTTCTTTGTTGGGTACCGTATGTTTAATGGCCAACCACAAACAACTGGACAATGAAATGAATATGGGTGAGTTAATCAAATCATTATGATTCCAATGTACTTAGCAACGTTATTATCAATTACTTCAGCTGTTAATTATATGTATTTAAACCGTAAAGCATTGTTTGATATGGGGATAATTAATAAACCTAAATTAACAACGATGAAAGGTGATTCTTCACAACATGAAAAAAAATAA
- a CDS encoding SDR family NAD(P)-dependent oxidoreductase: MKKNNSSKEQWAIVTGASKGLGYYYCEELLKKGYHIIAVARNTNSVNELGKKYPTQKIVLLNLDLSIIDNCYQLFEQTTEYFVTVLINNAGYGVWGYFKDSDLHQELNMLNLNINALHILTKLFVQRFSDQQIGRVINVGSLAAFTPGPVFASYYASKAYVYSLGVAINTELKKTKSPVRVITVCPGPLKTDFWNRSSNQQDAKYHSTVKVIRTDKYAKKSLQRALTTKRKNYLIIGLINKLVKKLTKWTPQSWVLTSVYNYQRKRK; the protein is encoded by the coding sequence ATGAAAAAAAATAATAGTTCAAAAGAACAATGAGCAATTGTTACCGGTGCTAGTAAAGGTCTTGGTTATTACTATTGTGAAGAATTATTAAAAAAAGGTTATCATATTATTGCGGTTGCGAGAAATACTAATAGTGTTAATGAATTAGGAAAAAAATATCCTACCCAAAAAATAGTCTTATTGAATCTTGATTTAAGTATTATTGATAATTGTTATCAATTATTTGAACAAACTACTGAATATTTTGTTACCGTGTTAATTAATAATGCTGGTTATGGAGTTTGAGGTTATTTTAAAGATTCTGATTTACACCAAGAATTAAATATGCTTAATTTAAACATTAATGCTTTACATATCTTAACCAAATTATTTGTTCAAAGATTTAGTGATCAACAAATTGGACGAGTTATTAATGTTGGTAGTTTAGCTGCCTTTACTCCCGGTCCTGTTTTTGCTAGTTACTATGCTTCAAAAGCGTATGTTTATAGTTTAGGAGTTGCTATTAATACCGAGTTAAAGAAAACTAAATCACCAGTCCGAGTTATTACGGTTTGTCCTGGTCCCTTAAAAACTGATTTTTGAAATCGTAGTAGTAACCAACAAGATGCCAAATACCATTCAACAGTAAAAGTAATACGAACAGATAAATATGCAAAAAAATCATTGCAAAGAGCTTTAACAACTAAAAGGAAAAACTATCTTATAATCGGGTTAATTAATAAATTGGTTAAAAAATTAACAAAATGAACGCCCCAAAGTTGAGTGTTAACCTCAGTTTATAATTATCAACGCAAAAGAAAATAA
- a CDS encoding TIR domain-containing protein → MLIGSETWKRKNVDWEINASLQDPKSLILGIFLPTNNNYGFTKKMVDEKTIPARLSENYKKGYLQLYNWNPISMKPLEWITAAEEQTTQVAHNNLALLQQNL, encoded by the coding sequence ATGTTAATTGGGAGTGAAACTTGAAAACGAAAAAATGTGGATTGAGAAATTAATGCTAGTTTACAAGATCCAAAATCTTTAATTCTGGGGATTTTCTTACCAACTAACAATAACTATGGTTTTACAAAAAAAATGGTCGATGAAAAAACAATCCCCGCACGATTATCTGAAAATTATAAAAAAGGATATCTCCAATTATATAATTGAAACCCCATTAGTATGAAACCATTAGAATGGATTACCGCTGCCGAAGAGCAAACAACACAAGTTGCTCATAATAATTTAGCATTATTACAGCAAAATCTATAA
- a CDS encoding DivIVA domain-containing protein, translating into MKSIKLKAVDIVNKEFQVDYQGYDPQEVDLFLDMIATDYRVFENMAEEYNKEIKYLRQQLNDLQDKNEVLKAKLDVTKAQKAKLEEEGFSKADLIKRIHNLEGKINND; encoded by the coding sequence ATGAAAAGTATAAAATTAAAAGCCGTTGATATTGTTAATAAGGAGTTTCAAGTTGACTACCAGGGTTATGATCCCCAAGAAGTTGATTTATTTCTAGATATGATCGCCACGGATTATCGAGTTTTTGAAAACATGGCTGAAGAGTATAATAAAGAAATTAAATATTTACGACAACAACTAAATGATTTGCAAGATAAAAATGAAGTTCTCAAAGCAAAATTAGATGTTACAAAAGCTCAAAAAGCAAAATTAGAAGAAGAAGGATTTAGTAAAGCGGATTTAATTAAAAGAATTCATAATTTAGAAGGAAAAATTAATAACGATTAG
- a CDS encoding DnaD family protein, with product MLNSLFNKGSINKWRFLLDHYKLINLSEEQLVLIMLIMNCSSSDKRFITPLEIATHSNFTEEKAKTMLDQLKQQGFINIKMKKSGLEMDLSPIFDKIIIIIENNEMNVERKFLYQQINNILAKPLTDDNKKTLNKYLDREISDFQLTLIINNHQNNKITFHELVKYIDAYINNKPKSLTKYNWLTD from the coding sequence ATGTTAAATAGTTTATTTAACAAAGGTAGTATCAATAAGTGAAGATTCTTACTGGATCATTACAAGTTAATAAATTTATCAGAAGAACAGTTAGTGTTAATCATGTTGATTATGAACTGTTCTTCTTCTGATAAAAGATTTATTACCCCCTTGGAAATAGCTACGCATTCAAATTTTACAGAAGAAAAAGCGAAAACAATGTTAGATCAATTAAAACAACAAGGTTTTATTAATATTAAAATGAAAAAAAGTGGTTTAGAAATGGATTTGTCACCAATTTTTGACAAAATTATTATTATCATTGAAAACAATGAAATGAATGTGGAACGAAAATTCTTATATCAACAAATTAATAATATTTTAGCCAAACCATTAACAGATGACAATAAAAAAACCTTGAATAAATATTTAGACCGCGAAATTTCTGATTTTCAACTAACATTAATTATTAATAATCATCAAAATAATAAAATTACTTTTCATGAATTAGTAAAATACATTGATGCTTATATTAATAATAAGCCAAAATCATTAACTAAATATAACTGATTAACTGATTAA
- a CDS encoding HU family DNA-binding protein, which yields MSKKELAELLAGEFNTSKADGERMVNFIFEKISNTLTKGQEVSIAGFGKFSISERAARDGRNPATGQTIKIPASKAAKFKAAKQLKDALN from the coding sequence ATGTCAAAAAAAGAATTAGCAGAATTACTAGCTGGAGAATTTAATACATCAAAAGCCGATGGTGAAAGAATGGTTAATTTTATTTTTGAAAAAATTTCAAATACTTTAACTAAAGGACAAGAAGTATCAATTGCCGGATTTGGAAAGTTTTCAATTTCTGAAAGAGCAGCTAGAGATGGAAGAAACCCAGCAACTGGACAAACTATCAAAATTCCTGCATCTAAAGCAGCTAAATTTAAAGCAGCTAAACAATTAAAAGATGCATTAAACTAA